A region of the Prosthecodimorpha staleyi genome:
CGGCCCCCGAGGCGCCGATCAGCGCGACGCGCGTCCCGGCCGGGATGTCGAGGTCGAAATTCTTCAGGACCGGCTGGTCGGGCTCATAGCCGAAGGTCACGCCCTCGAAGCGCAGCGCGCCGCCGGCGAGCACCAGCGGCCGAGCGTCCGGAACCTCGGTCACGCGCTGGTCCTGGTCGAGGATGGCGAAGACCCGTGCGGCTGCGACAGTCCCCTCGATCAGCTGGTTGTGCAGCGAGGCGAGCGCCTTGACCGGCTGATAGACGAGCAGCGCGGCGGTCATGAAGCCCATAAAATGACCGAGCGTCACATTGCCGCTGATGCCTTGCCAGCCGCCGTAGAAGATCGCCGCCGCGATGCCGACGCCGCCGAGCGCCTCGGTGATCGGTCCGGAGGCGGCCCGCGTGCGCACGGTCTCCATCATGTGGCGCAGGGTGCGCTCGATGATGTGCCGGGCGCGATTGGTCTCATGGCTCTCGCGATGATAGGCCTTGACCACGCGGATCGACTTCAGCGTCTCCGACACGATCGTGCCGAGGGCACCGACCTCCTGCAGGGCGGAGGAGACCGACTGGCGCGCCCGCGTCTTCTGCCGGCGCACAAACCAGCCGCCGAGCGGCAGCGCCGCCAGCGTGATCAGGGCCAGCCGCCAGTCCATCCAGATCATCGCGCCGCACAGGAACACGACCTGCATGAAATTCTGCACCACCGCCGTGATGGTCTGCGAGGCGGCGGTGTTGATGGTCGTCACGTCGTTCATGAAGACCGACACGAAGCGGCCGGAATGGGTCGACTGCAACCAGCCGACATCCGCGAAAGCCAGCTTCTCGAAGAGCTGGCTGCGCAGATCCGCGACGATCCGGTTGGACAGATAGCCCTGCGAGACGCGGGCGAAATATTCCGCCCAGGAGCGTGCCACCATGACCACGATGATCACCGGCGGCAGGCCGAGCAGGAAGGTCTCGTTCTTGGCGATGAAGATCTCGTCGGCCGCGAACTGCATCAGGAACGGCAATGCTCCCGTACCGGCCGCCGCGAAGGTCATGGCGAGGACGGTGAGCAGAACCAGCTTGAGCCGGGGCACGACATGGTCGCGCAGAATCCGCCGCATCACCGCGACGGTCGACATGTCCGGCACCGCGAAGCCGCCGTCTGCGTCTTGTTCACGCCGATCGGCCGACCGGTCGTCGAATAAGATGCCAGTCATGGGCGCAGTTTGTCCTCGGCGGTCACGCGAACGGGGAAGAACATGTACCGCCGAACGCCCCCGAGGTCACCATCTCCGGCGGAGACGGTCTCAATCCTTGTCCGGATGGTCGGGGTCGAGCAGGCGGTGCAGGTGAACGACGAAGTAGCGCATATGGGCATTGTCGACCGTCGCCTGCGCCTTGGCCTTCCAGGCGGCATGGGCGGTGGCGTAGTTCGGGAACACGCCGACGATATCGAGATGGGTGAGGTCCTTGAACTCGACCTTGTCGAGATCGGTCAGTTCCCCGCCGAACACGAGATGCAGAAGCTGCTTGTCTTTGGCGGCTTTCGCCATGGCGACGACCCTTCTGGTGGACGATGCGCCCCGGCATGCAAGAGCAGTGCCGAGGCGAACCCACGAACCTTTCGGCTTGCGCCCGACGGCCGGCGCCGTCAGGCCTTGGCCAGCGCCGCCAGCAGGGTCCGGGTCGCGGCGATCAGGCCCGGCGCCGCCGCGAACAGCGGCGGATGGCGCGGAACCCGTTCGTTGTAGCGGACCGGATGCCCGCGGTCGGTCGACAGCCGGCCGCCGGCTTCCTGCACCAAAAGATCCGCCGCCGCAAGGTCCCAATCGTGGGCACGCCCGCTGGCCAGTGCCAGATCGAGCCGGGCGTCGGCGACCTGGGCGATGCGCAGCGCGAGCGAGGGGATCGAAGGGCGGACGTCCATCCGCTCGCGCTGGAACAGGCTGCGGTCCAGATAGCCGTGCGGCCCGGAGACGCGGGCGCCGGCCAGCGTCCCCTCGCGCCGGCTGGCGCCGAGCCGGTGCCGGCCGCGCCAGGCGCCGCGGCCGGCGGTGGCCAGCATCAGGTCGTCGGTCGCCGGCTGGTAGAGCGCGGCCGCGATCGGCCGGCCGGCTTCGACCACCGCCGCCGAGACGGTCCAGAGCGGATTGCCGGCGATGAAGGCGCGGGTGCCGTCGATCGGGTCGATCACGAAGATGCGGTCCCGCTCGAGCCGGTCGTCGCTGTCGGCGGTCTCCTCGGAGAGCCAGCCATAGTCCGGCCGGGCGCCGAGCAGGCGGCCGCGCAACAGCCGGTCGGCCTCGATGTCGGCCTCGGACACGGGCGAGTCGCCGGCCTTCATCCAGACGCGCGGCTCCTTGCCGAAATAGCCGAGCGCCAGCTGGCCGGCCTCGCGCACCGCGGCGGCCAGCAATTCCGTGTCGGCCCCGAGGTCGGGACCGAGGTCGCCCCCCTGGCCCCGGTCAGCGTCCGGCAATCGTCAAACCCTCGATCCGCACGGTCGGCGCGTTGATGCCGAACCGGTATTCCAGGTCGTCGGCCGGCGTCAGGCGCCGGTACATGTCCCTGAGGTTGCCGGCGACGGTGATCTCGGCGACCGGATAGGTCAGTTCGCCCTGCTCGATCCAGAAGCCGGAGGCGCCGCGGCTGTAGTCGCCGGTGACGCCGTTGACCCCCGAACCGATCATGTCGGTGATGTAGAGCCCGCTCTCGACGGAGCCGATCATGTCGGCGCGACTGACCGAACCCGGCTCCAGCGTCAGATTGGTCGAACTCGGCGAGGGCAGCCCCGTGCCGCGCGCGGCACGCCCGTTCGTGACCAAGCCGAGCTCGCGCGCCGAGGCGCTGTCGAGCAGCCAGTGGCGCAGGATGCCGTCCTCGATCACGGCAAGGCGCTGCCCGGAGACGCCCTCCCCGTCGAAGGGCCGCGAGCCGAGGCCGCGCCGGCGGTGCGGATCGTCCGAGATGGTGATGCCCTCGGCGAACAACCGCTCGCCCATCCGATCCTTCAGGAACGAGGTCTTGCGCGCCACCGCCGCCCCGTTGATGGCGCCAGAGAGGTGGCCGACGAGGCTCGTCGCCGCGCGCGGATCGTAGATCACGACCGCGTGGCCGGTCGCCGCCTGGCGCGGCTTCAGCCGGCGCACCGCGCGCTCGCCGGCCTTGCGGCCGATCGCTTCCGGATCTTCGAGCTCGGCGCGATGGATCTTGCTGGACGCCTCCCAGTCGCGCTCCATGCCGGTGCCCTCGCCGGCGATCGCCGTCATGGCGATCGAGTGCGACGAGCGCAGCCAGGTACCGACGAAGCCGTGCGAGGTGACCAGCACCATGCCGCCGAGCCCCCAGGAGGCCGAGGCGCCGCCGGAATTGGTCACGCCCGCGACCGCGCGGCCGGCCTCCTCCGCCGCCAGCGCGGCGAAGCGCAACTGGTCGGCATCCGGCACGGCGGCATCGACCAGGTCGAGCGCGGGAAATTCGCGCGCCAACAGATGCTCCTCCGCAAGGCCCGCGAAAGGATCTTCCGGGGCGGCGCGCGCCATCGCGACGGCGCGCATGGCGAGCTGGTCGGCATCGCCGACCGTATTGGCCGACACGATCGCGCTGCGCCGGCCGACGAAGACGCGCAGGCCGAAATCGTCGCCCTCCGAGCGCTCGCTCTGCTCGACGGCACCGAGCCGGACCTGGACGCCGAGCGCGATGCCGCGCACCGCGACCGCATCGGCCGCGTCCGCCCCGGCGCGCCGGGCGGCTTCGACCAGGCGGTGGGCCTGATCGAGAAGGGCGGACTGGTCGAGCAGATCGGTCATCGGGATCTCGCGGCAGGCGGGAGGGCCTCCCCGATTTATGCGGTGCGCCCCTCCGGCACAAGGTCGCTGCGAACCAGCCCGGCCGAAGGACCGCCGCGACGACGGCCTCGTGGTCCCAAAGTGAGTGGTTCGGAGTCACGAGACGGAGGGGGCCATCCGTCTCGATCGAACCACCAGCGCCCGCACCACGATGGGGAAACGTTGACGTTTCATCAGTGCCTCGGAGAGGTTTCGGTAACCGTGACCGCTGGCACAAAAGATTAACCAGCTTTCTTAAGCGCACGCCGACCGGCACTGAGTATCGTCCTCCCAACAAAGACACGAGTGCTTTGGCTCTTGTGGAGGGTGACGTGTTGGGACGTAACGGAAATAAGCTTTCGACGAACTTGGAGCCGAACGAACAGACGTTCGACAAGGCGATACGCTTGGACCCGCAAGCTCTCCCGCATCGCTACAAGTATCGCACCGGTCTCGAAGGCGACGCCGCGGAGGCCGCCGTGCTACTCGACCGCACCATGGCGACGGTGTGCCGCCGCCTGCCGTCCGGCATCCCGATGGCGATGCGCATGACCATGCATGCCTTCGAGGGCGTTGCGGTGCGCTTCGCACCCGGCGACGACGGCGACACCATGAAGGTGGTGCTCGAACTGCTGCACCGCGACCCGAACCTGTCGCTACCGCTGGCGGTGGTCGACGACATGGACGATGTCGTCGCCGACTGGCGCAACTGGGGGCGGGCCCTGTCGCTGCCGCTGCTGGTGGTCGAGGCCGACGGCTCCTACCGGCCGGTCGAGGCGCGGCTCGGCGCGATCGACATCCGCCCGACGCGTCCGCGCCGCCGCCGTTCGATCCTGGCCCAGCGCCGTCCGCGCTTCCTGGTCCGCCGGCGCGTGCCGGTCATCCCGGAGGTGCCGACCTTCGTCGTCGGCCGCGAGATCACCGCCTGGGAGTGAGGCTCACAGGCGCCCGAGCGCCGCATCGGCGACGAGGCCGAGGAAGAACAGCCAGCCGGCATCGCGGTTGGCGCGGAACAGCCTGAGGCAGAGATCGGGGTCGTCGATATCGATCCGCACGACCTGCCAGGCGAGATGGGCGGCGAACAGGGCAAGGCCCAGATAGGCCGCCGTGCCGGCGCCTGCGAGACGGCAGGCCAGGCCGAGCGCCAGCACCGCCGCCAGGAAGAAGAGGGCGAGCAGCGGCCGGGTCGCGCGCCCGAACAGACGCGCCGTCGAGCGCACGCCCACGATCGCGTCGTCCTCCTTGTCCTGATGCGCATAGATCGTGTCGTAGCCGATCGTCCACAGGATCGCGCCGGCATAGAGCGCGAAGGCGGCGCCGTCGAGCCGGCCGAACACCGCCGCCCAACCCATCAGCGCGCCCCACGAGAAGGCCAGGCCGAGCACGAATTGCGGCCAGTCGGTGATCCGCTTCATGAACGGATAGACCGCCACCACGCCGAGCGAGGCGATGCCGAGCAGGATGGCGAAGAGATTGAACTGGATCAGCACCAGGAAGCCGACCAGGGCCTGGGCGACCATGAACAGCTTGGCCTGCGTCACGCTGACCTGGCCCGACGGGATCGGCCGGGAGCGGGTCCGGGCGACCTTGTCGTCGATATCGCGGTCGACGATGTCGTTATAGGTGCAGCCGGCGCCGCGCATGGCGATCGCCCCGATCATGAACAGCAGGAGATGCCAGGGGTCGGGCCAGCGCGCGCCCGCCGCCCCGGCGGCCAGCGCCGCCGACCACCAGCAGGGCCAGAGCAGCAGCCACCAGCCGATCGGCCGCTCCAACCGCGAAAGCCGCGCATAGGGGCGCAGGCCGGGCGGAATGAACCGGTCGGCCCAATGGCCCCGGACCGCGTCGGCGACGGTCATGTCGGGCGTCGGGGCCGGCGATCCGGACGGGACGGGGGCGGGCGCCCCGGGCGGCGGTGTCGTGATCATGACCATGGTGGTGACGCGGCGGGGGCGCGCGGTCAAGCGCGAAAGGCGGAGCCTATCGCGGCGACGCCCGGTCGACTTGTATAGTATACCCCCCTACCCTATACTGAACGGCATGAGCCACACGATCACCCACAAGCCGAAGCTGCTCGCCCGCGTCCGCCGCATCCGCGGCCAGGTCGAGGCGTTGGAGCGTGCCGTCGAGAGCGAGATCGGCTGCGCGGACGTCCTGCAGCTGGTCGCCTCGGTGCGCGGCGCCGTGAACGGGCTGACCGCCGAACTGATCGAGCACCATCTCACCGAGCATGTGCTCGATGTCGACGATCCCGCCCTGCGCCGGCAGGGCGCCGAGGATCTGGTCGAGGTGGTGCGGACCTATCTGAGGTAGCCCCCCGATGCCCGACATCACCGCCCTGATCCAATCGGGCGCGACCAATCCCTGGTTCTACCTGCCGCTCGCGGTCCTGCTCGGCGCCCTGCATGCGCTCGAACCCGGTCATTCCAAGTCGATGATGGCCGCCTTCATCATCGCGGTGCGCGGCACGCCCCGTCAGGCGATCCTGCTCGGCCTGTCGGCGGCGCTCGGCCATACCATCGTGGTCTGGGCGATCGCACTGGTCGGCCTCTGGCTCGGCGACCGGCTGATCCTCGACAAGGCCGAGCCGTGGCTGCTGATCGTCTCCGGGCTCCTGGTCGCCGTCCTCGCCCTGCGCATCGTCGGCCTGATCGGCACCGAGACGGAAGGCGAGCATGGTCACGGGCACGAAGGCCATAAGCACGACGGGCACGGCCACGAGGGGCATGACCGTTCGGGGCATGGCCACCATCATCACCACGATGGGCATCGGCCGGAGTCCCGTCACGGCCCCGACGATGACCCGCATCACGCCCACGACGACCATCACCCGGCCGCCGATCCCGATGCCGGGCTCGATGCCCACGCGGCGGCCCATGCGCGCGAGATCCGGACGCGCTTCGCCGGCCGTCGCTCGGTCGGTACCGGCGAAATCCTGTGGTTCGGCTTCACCGGCGGCCTGCTGCCCTGCCCGGCCGCGATCGCGGTCCTGCTGATCTGCCTGCAGATGCGCGCCTTCACGCTCGGCATCGGCATGGTGCTCGCCTTCAGCGCCGGGCTGGCGATCACCATGGTGGCGGTCGGCGTGGCCGCCGCCTGGGGCGCCGGCGCCGCCCGGGCGCGCTGGGCCGGGCTGGACCGCTGGGGCGCGCGGCTGCCCTATCTGTCGGCCGGCATCGTGCTCTTGCTCGGCTTTGCGATGGCGGCGCGCGGCGTCTGGATGCTGGCCTGAGGCGCCAGAGCCCGCTTTGCCTTGACCCGCCGGCCATGCCTGCTAAACCGCGCGCCAGACCTCATTCCACAGCGCGGGGCGGCATGAACATCCTGTTGATCGGTTCGGGCGGGCGCGAGCATGCGCTCGCCTTCGCGCTCGAGGCCTCCCCGCTCTGCACCCGCCTCATCGCCGCGCCGGGCAATCCGGGCATCGCCGAGGCGGCGACCTGCGTCGCCCTCGATCCGGCCGACCAGGATGCGGTCGTGGCGCTGTGCCGCGCCGAGGCGATCGATTTCGTCGTGGTCGGGCCGGAGGCGCCGCTGGTCGCCGGCCTCGCCGACCGGCTCGAGGCGGAGGGCATCGCGACCTTCGGACCGAGCGCGGCCGCGGCCCGCCTCGAAGGCTCCAAGGGCTTCACCAAGGATCTCTGCGCCCGCCACGGCATCCCGACCGCCGCCTATGGCCGCTTTGCCGACCAGGCCGCGGCGGAAGCCTATGTGCGCAGTCAGGGCGCGCCGATCGTGATCAAGGCCGACGGCCTCGCCGCCGGCAAGGGCGTCACCGTGGCGATGACGCTCGACGAGGCGCTGGCGGCGGTCGCCGAATGCTTCGCCGGCATCTTCGGTTCGGCCGGCGCCGAGGTGGTGGTCGAGGAGTTCCTGGTCGGCGAGGAGGCGAGCTTCTTCGCCCTCGCCGATGGCGGCTTCGCGCTGCCGCTCGCCTCCGCGCAGGATCACAAGCGCGCCTTCGACGGCGACCGCGGCCCGAATACCGGCGGCATGGGCGCCTATTCGCCCGCTCCGGTGATGACGGAAGCGATGACCGAACGGGTGATGGCCGAGATCATCCGCCCGACCGTCGCCGCCATGGCCGAAATGGGCGCGCCGTTCCGCGGCGTGCTGTTCGCCGGCCTGATGATCACCGAAAGCGGCCCGAAGCTGATCGAATACAATGTCCGCTTCGGCGATCCCGAGACCCAGGTGCTGATGCTGCGCCTCGACGCGGATCTGGTCGCCCTGCTCAAGGCCGCGCGCGACGGCACGCTGGCCTCCGCCGCCTGCCGCTGGCGCGACGAGGCGGCCATGACGGTGGTGATGGCGGCCCGCGGCTATCCGGGCGCCTACGCCAAGGGAACGCCGATCCGCGGCGTCGCGGCCGCCGCGGCCCTGCCGGGCGTCAAGGTATTCCATGCCGGCACGGCACTGAAGGACGGCCAGCTGG
Encoded here:
- the ubiA gene encoding 4-hydroxybenzoate octaprenyltransferase, which encodes MTVADAVRGHWADRFIPPGLRPYARLSRLERPIGWWLLLWPCWWSAALAAGAAGARWPDPWHLLLFMIGAIAMRGAGCTYNDIVDRDIDDKVARTRSRPIPSGQVSVTQAKLFMVAQALVGFLVLIQFNLFAILLGIASLGVVAVYPFMKRITDWPQFVLGLAFSWGALMGWAAVFGRLDGAAFALYAGAILWTIGYDTIYAHQDKEDDAIVGVRSTARLFGRATRPLLALFFLAAVLALGLACRLAGAGTAAYLGLALFAAHLAWQVVRIDIDDPDLCLRLFRANRDAGWLFFLGLVADAALGRL
- a CDS encoding nickel/cobalt efflux transporter translates to MPDITALIQSGATNPWFYLPLAVLLGALHALEPGHSKSMMAAFIIAVRGTPRQAILLGLSAALGHTIVVWAIALVGLWLGDRLILDKAEPWLLIVSGLLVAVLALRIVGLIGTETEGEHGHGHEGHKHDGHGHEGHDRSGHGHHHHHDGHRPESRHGPDDDPHHAHDDHHPAADPDAGLDAHAAAHAREIRTRFAGRRSVGTGEILWFGFTGGLLPCPAAIAVLLICLQMRAFTLGIGMVLAFSAGLAITMVAVGVAAAWGAGAARARWAGLDRWGARLPYLSAGIVLLLGFAMAARGVWMLA
- a CDS encoding metal/formaldehyde-sensitive transcriptional repressor, with the protein product MSHTITHKPKLLARVRRIRGQVEALERAVESEIGCADVLQLVASVRGAVNGLTAELIEHHLTEHVLDVDDPALRRQGAEDLVEVVRTYLR
- the purD gene encoding phosphoribosylamine--glycine ligase, producing MNILLIGSGGREHALAFALEASPLCTRLIAAPGNPGIAEAATCVALDPADQDAVVALCRAEAIDFVVVGPEAPLVAGLADRLEAEGIATFGPSAAAARLEGSKGFTKDLCARHGIPTAAYGRFADQAAAEAYVRSQGAPIVIKADGLAAGKGVTVAMTLDEALAAVAECFAGIFGSAGAEVVVEEFLVGEEASFFALADGGFALPLASAQDHKRAFDGDRGPNTGGMGAYSPAPVMTEAMTERVMAEIIRPTVAAMAEMGAPFRGVLFAGLMITESGPKLIEYNVRFGDPETQVLMLRLDADLVALLKAARDGTLASAACRWRDEAAMTVVMAARGYPGAYAKGTPIRGVAAAAALPGVKVFHAGTALKDGQLVAAGGRVLNVSARGSSVAEARARAYAAVAAIDWPEGFCRTDIGHAALAREAAAAR
- a CDS encoding DUF4170 domain-containing protein, giving the protein MAKAAKDKQLLHLVFGGELTDLDKVEFKDLTHLDIVGVFPNYATAHAAWKAKAQATVDNAHMRYFVVHLHRLLDPDHPDKD
- a CDS encoding ABC transporter ATP-binding protein, which encodes MTGILFDDRSADRREQDADGGFAVPDMSTVAVMRRILRDHVVPRLKLVLLTVLAMTFAAAGTGALPFLMQFAADEIFIAKNETFLLGLPPVIIVVMVARSWAEYFARVSQGYLSNRIVADLRSQLFEKLAFADVGWLQSTHSGRFVSVFMNDVTTINTAASQTITAVVQNFMQVVFLCGAMIWMDWRLALITLAALPLGGWFVRRQKTRARQSVSSALQEVGALGTIVSETLKSIRVVKAYHRESHETNRARHIIERTLRHMMETVRTRAASGPITEALGGVGIAAAIFYGGWQGISGNVTLGHFMGFMTAALLVYQPVKALASLHNQLIEGTVAAARVFAILDQDQRVTEVPDARPLVLAGGALRFEGVTFGYEPDQPVLKNFDLDIPAGTRVALIGASGAGKSTVINLILRFFDPQQGRVLIDGQDVRTATIASVRLASALLTQEPVLFDDTIKANIRYGSEDASDEAVIAAAQAAAAHDFIMGLPNGYESRVGEAGQLLSGGQKQRIAFARAMLRSAPILLLDEPTSALDGEAEARIQEALETLLEDRTVIVIAHRLSTIRKADLICVMDGGVIAELGSHDELVASGGLYARMMAGQGHSAQGAAVMLVDDAAVARAAIESAADRTRAAQA
- a CDS encoding TldD/PmbA family protein, translated to MTDLLDQSALLDQAHRLVEAARRAGADAADAVAVRGIALGVQVRLGAVEQSERSEGDDFGLRVFVGRRSAIVSANTVGDADQLAMRAVAMARAAPEDPFAGLAEEHLLAREFPALDLVDAAVPDADQLRFAALAAEEAGRAVAGVTNSGGASASWGLGGMVLVTSHGFVGTWLRSSHSIAMTAIAGEGTGMERDWEASSKIHRAELEDPEAIGRKAGERAVRRLKPRQAATGHAVVIYDPRAATSLVGHLSGAINGAAVARKTSFLKDRMGERLFAEGITISDDPHRRRGLGSRPFDGEGVSGQRLAVIEDGILRHWLLDSASARELGLVTNGRAARGTGLPSPSSTNLTLEPGSVSRADMIGSVESGLYITDMIGSGVNGVTGDYSRGASGFWIEQGELTYPVAEITVAGNLRDMYRRLTPADDLEYRFGINAPTVRIEGLTIAGR
- a CDS encoding DUF6101 family protein, with protein sequence MDPQALPHRYKYRTGLEGDAAEAAVLLDRTMATVCRRLPSGIPMAMRMTMHAFEGVAVRFAPGDDGDTMKVVLELLHRDPNLSLPLAVVDDMDDVVADWRNWGRALSLPLLVVEADGSYRPVEARLGAIDIRPTRPRRRRSILAQRRPRFLVRRRVPVIPEVPTFVVGREITAWE
- a CDS encoding 3'(2'),5'-bisphosphate nucleotidase CysQ yields the protein MPDADRGQGGDLGPDLGADTELLAAAVREAGQLALGYFGKEPRVWMKAGDSPVSEADIEADRLLRGRLLGARPDYGWLSEETADSDDRLERDRIFVIDPIDGTRAFIAGNPLWTVSAAVVEAGRPIAAALYQPATDDLMLATAGRGAWRGRHRLGASRREGTLAGARVSGPHGYLDRSLFQRERMDVRPSIPSLALRIAQVADARLDLALASGRAHDWDLAAADLLVQEAGGRLSTDRGHPVRYNERVPRHPPLFAAAPGLIAATRTLLAALAKA